From Mucilaginibacter rubeus, a single genomic window includes:
- a CDS encoding DUF421 domain-containing protein, giving the protein MEALLFLFGAGDQLNALQMSCRGVVFFLIALILIRISGRRSFGLRMPLDNIVIILLGAVMSRAVVGASPFIPVVVSCLVIVLLHRLFGWFVARSGKFSYWTEGHKFLLFHDGKFDHEEMCRALVCKEDVMQGVRRSALTTEMDTIDKVYMERNGEVSVIRKKD; this is encoded by the coding sequence ATGGAAGCATTGTTGTTTTTATTTGGGGCAGGTGATCAGCTTAACGCCCTGCAAATGAGTTGCAGGGGAGTTGTTTTCTTTCTGATTGCCCTTATACTCATCCGCATTTCCGGCCGCCGTTCTTTTGGCTTGAGAATGCCGCTGGATAATATCGTCATCATTTTGCTGGGCGCTGTGATGAGCCGCGCAGTGGTGGGCGCTTCGCCCTTTATCCCGGTAGTTGTCTCTTGTCTTGTTATAGTTCTGTTGCACCGGCTTTTCGGCTGGTTTGTGGCAAGATCGGGGAAATTCAGTTATTGGACAGAAGGTCATAAGTTCCTGCTTTTTCATGATGGCAAATTTGATCATGAAGAAATGTGCCGCGCTTTAGTTTGCAAAGAAGATGTGATGCAGGGCGTTCGCCGCTCCGCGTTAACCACAGAGATGGATACGATCGACAAAGTATATATGGAGCGCAACGGTGAAGTTAGCGTAATTCGCAAAAAAGACTAA
- a CDS encoding SDR family oxidoreductase, whose product MTTATQKPQKQNKQPGIEARMHPAPEYIKETYKPAGKLIGKVALITGGDSGIGRSVAVHFAEEGADIAIVYLNEDVDAKETQNLVAAAGKKCLLIKGDVKDAAFCKKAVKDTVKEFGRLNVLVNNAGMQFPQKDVKAIDEAQLDVTFRTNIFAYFYFAEAALEYLEAGDCIINTTSVTAYRSSPSLIDYSSTKGAITTFTRSLATNLTDKHIRVNAVAPGPVWTPLIVSTFDKEKIKKFGSETAMKRAGQPSELGPAYVFLASDDASFITGQVIHVNGGEVVNG is encoded by the coding sequence ATGACAACCGCAACCCAAAAGCCTCAAAAGCAAAACAAACAGCCGGGAATTGAAGCACGTATGCATCCGGCTCCCGAATATATTAAAGAAACCTACAAACCAGCCGGAAAACTGATCGGTAAAGTTGCCCTGATCACCGGAGGGGATAGTGGTATCGGAAGATCGGTTGCGGTGCATTTCGCAGAAGAGGGTGCCGACATCGCCATCGTGTACCTGAACGAAGATGTCGATGCTAAAGAAACCCAAAACCTGGTAGCAGCCGCGGGAAAAAAATGCCTGCTGATCAAAGGCGATGTAAAAGACGCTGCTTTTTGTAAAAAAGCAGTTAAGGATACGGTAAAAGAATTTGGCCGGCTGAATGTCCTGGTGAACAATGCAGGTATGCAATTCCCGCAAAAAGACGTTAAGGCCATCGATGAAGCGCAACTGGATGTTACTTTCCGTACTAATATCTTCGCGTATTTTTATTTCGCGGAAGCTGCGCTGGAATATTTGGAAGCCGGGGATTGCATCATTAATACCACCTCGGTTACTGCTTATCGCTCTTCGCCCTCGCTAATTGATTACTCTTCCACCAAAGGGGCAATAACGACGTTTACCCGTTCGTTAGCCACCAATCTGACTGATAAACATATACGCGTAAATGCAGTAGCGCCCGGACCTGTCTGGACACCACTGATCGTTTCAACTTTCGACAAGGAAAAGATCAAAAAGTTTGGCAGTGAAACAGCGATGAAAAGGGCCGGGCAACCGTCGGAACTTGGACCTGCTTATGTTTTCCTGGCTTCGGATGATGCCTCTTTTATCACCGGACAGGTAATCCATGTCAACGGAGGCGAAGTAGTTAATGGCTAA
- a CDS encoding DUF3175 domain-containing protein, with protein sequence MAQKKWSGEVTEHSDALDLEKDIFKSGDPDKIAASLKHSAEHSERRKSSPFRSAMSMLTFYENRAGKNLSEEDKKVLEKAKDKLRELFGKPNQ encoded by the coding sequence ATGGCACAGAAAAAATGGTCGGGCGAAGTCACCGAACACAGCGATGCGCTGGATCTGGAAAAGGATATTTTTAAATCAGGCGACCCGGATAAGATCGCTGCATCATTGAAGCATTCCGCCGAGCACAGTGAGCGCCGAAAATCTTCACCTTTTCGCAGCGCGATGTCGATGCTTACTTTTTATGAGAACCGCGCAGGCAAAAACCTGAGTGAAGAGGATAAAAAAGTATTGGAAAAGGCTAAAGACAAATTGAGGGAATTGTTCGGCAAGCCAAATCAATGA
- a CDS encoding DUF72 domain-containing protein, whose product MIQNFHSGTSNLVLPVPNKTFFPEAFRDRTRLSYYASLFNSVEINASFYKMPGAKTVLKWSGEVPDDFVFSFKLNKTITHTLQGAFDLAPVPAFMGAIGATTKRGCLLIQLPPKFRPDLFQLTALLTVLKPYGWRIAVEFRQPDWYTDDVFELLSSFDAAVVLHDMRRSATPQVLTASHIYIRFHGPEDGYRGSYAADHLAEYANYIQGWLGKGKSVYAYFNNTLGAAVQNLQSLNHLVSVNY is encoded by the coding sequence ATGATACAGAATTTTCATTCCGGAACCAGCAACCTGGTACTGCCGGTGCCCAATAAAACATTCTTTCCGGAAGCATTTCGCGACCGGACAAGATTGAGTTATTATGCTTCACTATTCAATTCCGTAGAGATTAATGCCAGTTTTTACAAAATGCCGGGGGCGAAAACGGTCTTGAAATGGTCAGGTGAAGTTCCGGATGATTTTGTCTTTTCTTTTAAACTGAACAAAACGATAACCCATACATTACAAGGAGCATTTGACCTGGCTCCGGTCCCGGCATTTATGGGTGCCATAGGTGCCACGACCAAGCGCGGATGCCTGCTAATTCAATTGCCGCCGAAATTCAGGCCTGACCTGTTTCAGTTAACCGCATTATTAACGGTGCTGAAACCATATGGCTGGCGTATTGCGGTCGAATTTCGTCAGCCGGATTGGTACACAGATGATGTGTTTGAGTTGTTGAGCAGTTTTGATGCTGCTGTCGTATTGCACGACATGCGCAGGTCGGCAACACCGCAGGTATTGACAGCCAGTCATATCTATATCCGCTTTCATGGACCTGAGGATGGTTATCGTGGAAGTTATGCTGCTGATCATCTAGCAGAATATGCCAATTATATACAGGGATGGCTGGGTAAAGGTAAGTCAGTATATGCTTATTTTAACAATACCCTGGGAGCGGCTGTGCAGAATCTGCAAAGCCTGAACCATCTGGTGTCAGTGAACTATTAA
- a CDS encoding ferritin-like domain-containing protein, whose product METKTTSVLNELIEINNDRVAGFEKAIADIKDENIDLKGLFQRYAAQSRENSQELAALVGAEGDDVETGTSVSGSLHRAWIDVKSVFDGSTRESILSEAERGEDAIKKAYREALEDTELSATVRETITRQQSGINAAHDEVKTLRDASK is encoded by the coding sequence ATGGAAACCAAAACAACTTCAGTTCTGAATGAACTGATCGAAATCAACAACGACCGCGTAGCCGGTTTTGAAAAAGCAATCGCGGATATCAAAGATGAAAACATCGATCTGAAAGGACTTTTTCAGCGTTACGCCGCACAAAGCCGGGAGAACAGCCAGGAATTAGCTGCTCTGGTAGGTGCGGAAGGTGATGATGTGGAGACCGGTACCAGCGTAAGCGGCAGCCTGCACCGTGCCTGGATCGATGTAAAATCTGTTTTTGATGGAAGCACACGCGAAAGCATTCTTTCAGAAGCCGAACGTGGCGAGGATGCGATCAAAAAGGCTTACCGTGAAGCATTGGAGGACACGGAACTGAGCGCCACTGTACGTGAAACCATTACTCGTCAGCAAAGCGGGATCAATGCTGCGCATGACGAAGTGAAAACTTTGCGGGACGCGTCAAAATAA
- a CDS encoding DUF6496 domain-containing protein — translation MAKYSEKAQDKVHKALHEEKEGTLKSGNGKKVTTRKQAIAIGLSEARKEGAKAPKKKD, via the coding sequence ATGGCAAAATATTCAGAGAAAGCGCAGGACAAGGTCCATAAAGCTTTACACGAGGAAAAGGAAGGTACACTGAAAAGCGGTAATGGTAAAAAGGTGACCACCCGTAAACAGGCCATTGCAATCGGTCTGTCCGAAGCCCGGAAAGAGGGTGCCAAAGCACCTAAAAAGAAAGACTGA
- a CDS encoding SDR family oxidoreductase, whose protein sequence is MDGENKMTRRQMVAGLGTTLAAAAAAPALGAIKNETMENTKLEDPTNKYPKPPFTEQSQEWPGLVSKMNPRPDHGETSYKGSGRLKGRKALITGGDSGMGRAAAIAYAREGADVAINYYPTEEPDARDVIELMKKEGVKAIAIPGDLRDENFCRKMVEEAVRQLGGLDILINNAGRQQSHQSILDISSDQFDWTMKTNIYAPFWTIKAALPHLLPGSVIIGTTSEQAYDPSPDLYDYAQTKAATMNYVKSLAKQLGPKGIRVNGVAPGPIWTPLQVSGGATMEKLKQFGGQTPLGRPGQPAELASIYVQLAASDASYATGQVYGSSGGAGQP, encoded by the coding sequence ATGGACGGTGAAAATAAAATGACCCGGCGGCAAATGGTTGCCGGTTTAGGAACTACGTTGGCTGCTGCTGCGGCAGCACCGGCCTTAGGGGCCATTAAAAACGAAACTATGGAAAATACAAAATTGGAAGATCCGACCAATAAGTATCCCAAGCCTCCCTTTACGGAACAATCACAGGAATGGCCCGGACTTGTGAGTAAAATGAACCCAAGGCCGGATCACGGAGAAACGAGCTATAAGGGATCCGGAAGGTTAAAGGGAAGGAAAGCGCTGATCACCGGCGGGGATTCCGGAATGGGCCGCGCTGCTGCAATCGCCTACGCGCGTGAAGGAGCAGATGTGGCGATCAACTATTATCCCACGGAAGAACCGGATGCGAGGGACGTGATCGAACTGATGAAAAAAGAAGGCGTGAAAGCGATCGCCATACCGGGCGACCTGCGGGACGAAAATTTTTGCAGGAAAATGGTCGAAGAAGCAGTCCGTCAATTGGGCGGACTGGATATCCTGATCAATAATGCAGGCCGTCAGCAATCGCACCAGTCCATATTGGATATCTCTTCAGATCAATTTGACTGGACGATGAAGACCAATATTTACGCGCCCTTCTGGACCATCAAAGCGGCACTGCCACATTTATTGCCGGGTTCAGTAATCATCGGTACAACTTCAGAGCAGGCTTACGACCCTTCACCCGACCTGTACGACTATGCCCAGACCAAGGCAGCGACCATGAACTATGTAAAATCGCTCGCCAAACAATTGGGCCCAAAAGGGATCCGTGTCAACGGCGTGGCCCCCGGGCCGATCTGGACACCCTTACAGGTGAGCGGTGGCGCGACCATGGAAAAACTCAAGCAGTTCGGCGGTCAGACACCGCTGGGAAGGCCGGGGCAGCCTGCGGAGCTGGCCTCGATCTATGTACAACTGGCGGCCAGCGATGCCAGCTACGCGACCGGCCAGGTTTACGGATCATCCGGGGGAGCAGGACAACCCTGA
- a CDS encoding flavodoxin family protein, with protein sequence MKAFIINCTLKRSPSFSNTGALAEKAAGQFAELGVQTEIIRLNDYQVLTGNSSDEGDGDEWPQVLEKIKACNIFIIATPIWMGHLASTAQKVIERLDAIFRDENLADKTTGQYMPYNKVGGCLVTGNEDGAHSCAAQVLWSLQEVGFTIPPNVNAYWVGKAGGEKDYVEAGGERFLYTNKSLRYMTGNLAFMAKLLHENPITTDLNDAAKKAEAESDQEEA encoded by the coding sequence ATGAAAGCATTCATTATCAACTGTACACTAAAACGGAGCCCAAGTTTTTCAAACACCGGGGCGCTCGCAGAAAAAGCAGCCGGGCAATTTGCGGAACTCGGGGTGCAAACGGAAATCATCCGTCTTAATGATTACCAGGTATTGACCGGAAACAGCTCCGACGAAGGGGACGGTGACGAATGGCCGCAGGTCCTGGAAAAGATCAAAGCCTGTAACATATTCATCATCGCCACCCCGATATGGATGGGCCATTTAGCCTCTACCGCTCAAAAAGTGATCGAACGGCTCGATGCCATTTTCAGGGATGAGAACCTGGCGGATAAAACCACCGGTCAGTATATGCCCTATAATAAAGTTGGCGGTTGCCTGGTTACGGGGAATGAAGATGGTGCGCACAGTTGCGCGGCCCAGGTACTCTGGTCTTTACAGGAAGTAGGTTTCACGATCCCGCCAAATGTTAATGCGTATTGGGTGGGCAAGGCCGGTGGCGAGAAAGATTACGTGGAAGCGGGAGGGGAGCGGTTCCTGTACACGAATAAAAGCCTGCGTTATATGACCGGAAATTTAGCTTTTATGGCCAAACTGCTGCATGAAAATCCGATTACGACTGACCTGAATGATGCAGCAAAAAAAGCCGAAGCAGAAAGCGATCAGGAAGAAGCATAA
- a CDS encoding cupin domain-containing protein: MVQEIYIRDDGIFPGNRLPALLYKQALDIPLIFPAGCVREKFAERNWTNSWDAGIFTFHHYHSITHEVLGVYSGKAQVQLGGDHGPVLDLEKGDVLVIPAGVAHRNLSKENDIAVVGAYPDARDYDMNYGRSGERPGVDRRIAQVPMPDHDPLGGRFGELTRIWSVKQ, translated from the coding sequence ATGGTACAGGAAATTTATATCCGTGACGACGGGATTTTTCCCGGGAACAGGTTGCCGGCACTGCTGTATAAACAAGCATTGGATATTCCCTTGATTTTTCCGGCAGGATGCGTCCGGGAAAAATTTGCGGAACGTAATTGGACAAACAGCTGGGACGCCGGGATTTTTACCTTTCACCACTATCACAGCATTACGCATGAAGTGTTGGGCGTATATTCCGGGAAAGCACAGGTGCAGCTGGGAGGAGATCATGGCCCCGTACTGGACCTTGAAAAGGGCGATGTACTCGTGATTCCCGCAGGAGTGGCGCACAGGAATCTCAGTAAAGAAAACGACATTGCGGTAGTCGGTGCTTACCCGGATGCCAGGGATTACGATATGAATTACGGCAGGTCCGGTGAACGGCCTGGTGTTGACCGGCGCATTGCGCAGGTCCCTATGCCGGACCACGACCCGCTGGGTGGACGTTTTGGCGAGCTGACCAGGATATGGTCGGTAAAGCAATAA
- a CDS encoding SusC/RagA family TonB-linked outer membrane protein, whose translation MKLSLLQWKYRHKALSLCAIPAIVSCISLSNTAALANVHSVIKSSTFHVVPDNVITGTVTTKGQPMAGVTVAVKGQKGGTTTDANGRFTIKASDNAILVFSMVGFVKQEVPVGAKTNISVELVEESTSLNEVVVVGYGTQTRKDLTSSVSSIKGEDIARVPVTNLDAAVQGKVAGVQVVQNSGAPGDETYIRIRGNGSLFGENRPLYVIDGVPMNNIPAGVSPLGGDGQRITATNDINPNDVESIEVLKDAAATAIYGSRAAAGVILITTKKGKSGRARFNFNAYTGVATVTKRLPLLNGDQYVDLITEERANANLPVDPAIVKTGTNTNWQDAIFRNAPISEYNLSVSGGDKNITHYLSFGYLDQTGTVVGQQHFKRFNGRINLEYKATDNLKIGISVNGMHSLNNRIDNSFSGQSVLANALIYNPNYPIYNADGSYYYDVNRRATNPVMLANNLRFVSIVDRYVGNVFGEYAILPNLKFRTSFGMDNQGIQDDRYQSTEINNRSAATGAADFFTQMLWLNENTLTYTVSLPKGHSLSGVIGESTQVTSIRRIGAAGNTSATDLIEAITGFTNRTEASDYRSKSGLLSYFGRVNYNYQDRYLVQVAARIDGSSRFGNNQKYGFFPTISGGWRISNESFMKDQHFIDDLKLRASIGVSGSQEGLGNDFPSLATYATAVNYGTEPGIAASTLSNKDLSWEATTQTNLGIDLSLFNSRVNITVDAYLKQTNRLIFKLDLPYTSGFARTNGANIGKLQNKGIDINVSTDNIRGKFRWSTNYNMSFNRNKITELPQLVVGDPSSSDFTESLPGLYGTTLPTSIYRVGEAVGSFFGYKSLGVDPATGNMIYQDTNGDGKINAADRVIIGNALPKFTGGFTNTFSYKGFDLSVFLYFSYGNQVYNQTRAILERMAGYNNGNTTVLGRWTPSNTNTNVPKAIFNDPVVTNSLTNGEMSSRWVENGSFLRLKNITLNYNLPSSFLKRMRIQSAKVFLSGQNLALWTKYSGYDPEAQNQSVKNSQLGIDYAVQPQPRTISAGINVSF comes from the coding sequence ATGAAATTATCTTTACTTCAATGGAAGTATAGGCACAAAGCATTAAGTCTTTGCGCTATACCTGCAATTGTAAGCTGTATTTCCCTTAGTAATACAGCAGCCCTTGCAAATGTACATTCAGTTATTAAAAGTAGCACATTTCACGTTGTTCCGGATAATGTTATCACCGGGACGGTAACCACAAAAGGGCAGCCAATGGCTGGTGTAACGGTGGCTGTAAAGGGACAAAAAGGCGGAACAACCACCGATGCTAACGGACGTTTTACCATTAAAGCAAGTGATAATGCCATCCTGGTATTCAGTATGGTAGGCTTTGTGAAACAGGAAGTCCCTGTTGGTGCAAAGACCAACATCTCCGTCGAACTTGTTGAAGAATCAACCTCGCTTAATGAAGTTGTGGTTGTTGGCTACGGCACCCAAACCCGAAAAGACCTGACATCATCCGTATCCTCCATCAAAGGGGAGGACATTGCAAGGGTACCGGTAACAAATCTTGATGCTGCCGTACAGGGAAAAGTCGCCGGCGTGCAGGTAGTTCAAAACTCGGGTGCACCCGGCGATGAAACCTATATCCGTATCCGTGGTAACGGCTCTTTATTTGGTGAAAACAGGCCTTTGTACGTAATTGATGGTGTTCCGATGAACAATATTCCTGCGGGTGTATCTCCGCTTGGCGGCGATGGGCAGCGTATAACGGCTACCAATGATATTAACCCGAATGACGTAGAATCTATAGAGGTGCTAAAAGATGCTGCGGCTACTGCTATTTATGGTTCCCGTGCAGCAGCCGGTGTAATCCTGATAACCACTAAAAAAGGCAAGAGCGGAAGGGCCCGCTTTAACTTTAATGCTTACACAGGTGTTGCAACTGTAACCAAAAGGCTTCCGCTGCTAAACGGCGATCAGTATGTTGATCTGATAACGGAAGAACGTGCCAATGCTAACCTGCCTGTTGACCCGGCAATTGTTAAAACGGGTACCAATACCAACTGGCAGGATGCAATTTTCAGAAATGCGCCTATTTCGGAGTACAACCTATCAGTTTCCGGAGGGGATAAAAATATTACCCATTATTTATCATTCGGCTACCTGGATCAAACAGGTACGGTTGTAGGGCAGCAGCATTTCAAGCGCTTTAATGGCCGCATAAACCTGGAATATAAAGCTACTGATAACCTGAAAATAGGTATCAGCGTTAACGGTATGCACTCCCTCAATAATCGTATCGACAATAGTTTCTCCGGGCAATCGGTACTTGCCAATGCATTGATATACAATCCTAATTATCCCATTTATAATGCCGATGGAAGTTACTATTATGACGTTAACCGCAGGGCTACCAACCCGGTAATGCTGGCCAACAACCTTCGTTTTGTATCTATCGTTGACCGCTACGTGGGAAATGTTTTTGGCGAATATGCCATCCTGCCCAATCTGAAGTTCCGCACAAGTTTCGGCATGGACAATCAGGGTATCCAGGACGATCGCTATCAATCCACAGAAATCAACAACAGGAGTGCGGCTACCGGTGCGGCCGATTTTTTTACGCAGATGCTTTGGCTGAACGAGAACACATTAACCTATACAGTTAGTTTACCTAAGGGGCATTCACTTTCCGGAGTGATAGGAGAAAGTACACAGGTAACCAGTATTCGCCGCATCGGCGCGGCCGGAAACACCAGCGCTACTGATCTGATTGAGGCCATAACCGGTTTTACCAATCGCACCGAAGCAAGCGATTACCGTTCAAAATCTGGCTTGCTTTCTTACTTCGGCCGTGTTAATTATAATTACCAGGACAGGTACCTTGTACAGGTGGCCGCGCGTATCGACGGTTCCTCGCGCTTTGGTAACAACCAGAAGTATGGGTTTTTCCCGACAATCTCCGGTGGCTGGCGCATCAGCAATGAGTCGTTCATGAAGGATCAGCACTTTATTGATGACCTGAAACTGCGTGCAAGTATTGGTGTTTCGGGCAGCCAGGAAGGCTTAGGGAACGATTTTCCGTCATTGGCTACTTACGCAACCGCAGTTAATTACGGCACCGAGCCAGGTATTGCAGCTTCAACGCTATCAAATAAAGATTTAAGCTGGGAAGCAACCACGCAAACCAACCTGGGGATTGACCTCTCGCTTTTCAATAGCCGTGTTAACATCACTGTTGATGCTTATCTGAAGCAAACCAACCGTTTGATCTTTAAACTCGATCTGCCTTATACGTCAGGCTTCGCCCGGACAAATGGCGCTAATATCGGCAAACTGCAGAATAAAGGTATTGACATCAACGTGAGCACTGATAATATAAGGGGTAAATTTCGCTGGAGCACAAACTATAACATGTCCTTTAACCGGAACAAGATCACTGAACTTCCTCAGTTGGTTGTAGGAGATCCCAGCAGCTCGGATTTTACAGAGAGTTTGCCAGGTCTTTATGGCACAACACTGCCAACAAGTATCTACCGCGTGGGGGAAGCTGTTGGGTCGTTTTTTGGCTACAAAAGTTTAGGTGTAGATCCTGCTACCGGGAATATGATCTACCAGGATACCAATGGCGATGGAAAGATCAATGCTGCCGACAGGGTTATTATTGGGAATGCGCTGCCAAAATTCACAGGTGGCTTTACCAATACATTCAGTTATAAAGGGTTTGATCTTAGTGTTTTCCTTTATTTCTCCTATGGTAACCAGGTATATAACCAAACCCGGGCAATTCTTGAGCGCATGGCGGGTTACAACAACGGTAACACTACTGTTTTGGGCCGATGGACACCATCTAATACCAACACCAATGTACCTAAAGCAATTTTTAATGACCCGGTTGTTACCAATAGCCTTACTAATGGTGAAATGTCTTCGCGATGGGTAGAGAACGGCTCGTTCCTCAGGCTGAAAAACATTACGCTGAACTATAATCTCCCCTCATCATTTTTAAAAAGGATGCGGATCCAGTCGGCGAAAGTATTTCTGAGCGGCCAAAATCTTGCCTTGTGGACAAAGTATTCTGGTTATGACCCGGAAGCACAGAACCAATCGGTTAAAAATTCGCAGCTGGGTATCGATTATGCCGTGCAGCCGCAACCACGTACCATCAGCGCAGGCATCAATGTTAGTTTTTAA
- a CDS encoding RagB/SusD family nutrient uptake outer membrane protein, giving the protein MKKFLITLLIPVLLFNSCTKVLDQVPQDKITEENFYKTPADAEAAATGIYDAVQALSTQYPVAFDAASDLANALLINYSPFSQHGITVDNAIVASYWQNNYTGIGRCNDVLKNVPNIDGGLFAAGQKERILAEAYFTRAYFYFNLVKAYGGVPLVTTPYDSFNADFTIARSTSDQVFAQIVADLKNAEPNLPLSYASSIDTRGRATQGGVKALLAKVYLSMKDYNNAAAKALEVMNNTTYSLVSGASAYSAMFSASSKNSNESIFEIQYVSSSSESNGLFSLYVPTPAPSGIQGGSYQIVPTDKIINAFEAGDIRKNVSVSNSPATPPVPYVGKYLRLTNGTDPNIIAIRLADIILVRAEALNNLGQTAEATEALNMIRRRAFGLPVTTASVRDFPSANDVANSYNLTQAIENERMKELCFEGQRFYDLVRTGRATAVLGISANQMLWPIPLREVGRNPKLQQNPGY; this is encoded by the coding sequence ATGAAAAAGTTTTTAATAACGCTTCTTATACCAGTATTACTGTTTAACTCATGTACCAAGGTACTTGACCAGGTTCCGCAGGATAAAATCACGGAAGAAAATTTTTATAAAACCCCGGCTGATGCGGAAGCCGCCGCGACAGGGATATATGATGCTGTTCAGGCATTATCCACTCAATACCCGGTAGCCTTTGATGCAGCTTCGGATCTGGCCAATGCTTTACTGATCAATTACAGCCCTTTTTCGCAGCATGGTATCACTGTAGATAACGCCATAGTTGCTTCTTACTGGCAAAATAACTACACAGGCATTGGCAGGTGTAATGATGTACTGAAAAATGTACCGAACATTGACGGCGGCTTATTCGCTGCCGGGCAAAAAGAAAGAATCTTGGCCGAGGCATATTTCACAAGGGCCTACTTTTATTTTAACCTGGTGAAAGCCTACGGCGGCGTGCCACTGGTAACCACGCCTTACGATTCTTTTAACGCTGATTTCACCATAGCCCGTTCTACATCTGATCAGGTATTCGCTCAGATCGTGGCCGATCTGAAAAATGCTGAACCCAATCTTCCCTTAAGCTATGCTTCCAGTATCGACACAAGGGGTAGGGCCACGCAGGGTGGAGTAAAAGCCTTGCTGGCCAAAGTATACTTAAGCATGAAAGATTACAATAACGCTGCTGCTAAAGCGCTGGAAGTAATGAACAATACTACCTATAGCCTTGTTTCCGGCGCATCGGCATATTCGGCCATGTTTTCGGCTTCATCAAAAAACAGCAACGAATCTATTTTTGAGATCCAGTATGTAAGCTCATCGTCTGAAAGTAATGGTTTATTCAGTTTGTATGTACCTACACCGGCCCCTTCAGGTATCCAGGGCGGTAGTTATCAGATAGTTCCAACAGATAAGATCATCAATGCTTTTGAAGCAGGTGATATCAGAAAAAACGTTTCTGTGAGCAATAGCCCTGCCACGCCACCTGTACCGTATGTTGGGAAATATTTGAGGCTTACCAATGGTACCGATCCCAATATTATAGCCATCAGGCTTGCCGATATCATTCTTGTGCGTGCGGAAGCGCTTAATAACCTGGGACAAACTGCCGAGGCAACGGAAGCACTTAACATGATCAGGAGGCGGGCATTTGGCCTGCCGGTAACAACAGCCTCTGTTCGTGATTTTCCCAGTGCAAACGATGTAGCTAACAGCTATAACCTTACACAGGCAATTGAAAATGAGCGAATGAAGGAGCTTTGCTTTGAGGGTCAACGTTTTTATGACCTTGTCAGGACAGGCCGTGCTACGGCGGTACTTGGTATTTCGGCTAATCAAATGCTGTGGCCTATACCACTGCGCGAAGTTGGCCGTAACCCTAAACTCCAACAAAATCCAGGCTATTAA